The window GATAAGTTGCGCCAAGGCGGTTTTGAAATGTCAGGACCTGCCATGCAACTACTAATTCGTTTAACGAATATGTCGTTAACGCAAATTATGTCTGAACTCGATAAGTTGATGCTTTATGCGTACGATACGAAGCAGATTGACGAGCAGGCTGTTGATGCCTTGGTAACTCGTACGTTGAGCGAAAATATCT of the Desertibacillus haloalkaliphilus genome contains:
- the holA gene encoding DNA polymerase III subunit delta codes for the protein QTVLVIFAPYEKLDSRKKVVKLLKEKAAYLAFGDLTEKDVRNMINDKLRQGGFEMSGPAMQLLIRLTNMSLTQIMSELDKLMLYAYDTKQIDEQAVDALVTRTLSENI